A single window of Anomaloglossus baeobatrachus isolate aAnoBae1 chromosome 5, aAnoBae1.hap1, whole genome shotgun sequence DNA harbors:
- the LOC142310194 gene encoding uncharacterized protein LOC142310194 — protein sequence MGGLLSSLYQTLLNFSGTKARILLLGLDAAGKTTLLYRLKLNQTVRTIPTIGFNFENVEPIRNVTFTMLDVACQGRMRGLWEHYFKKPDGLVFVVDSADPERFVEAKAELIAILESNEMRGVPFVVMANKQDLPGAQKPMELAEKLGLMKMKGHQWHVQSCCAANGVGLVEGLEVLTNLVKQFQKNSSE from the coding sequence ATGGGTGGTCTCCTGAGCAGCCTCTACCAAACGCTACTCAACTTCTCTGGAACCAAAGCCCGGATTCTGCTGTTGGGTCTTGATGCTGCTGGAAAGACAACTCTGCTATATAGATTGAAGCTGAATCAGACTGTCCGTACAATTCCCACCATCGGATTCAATTTTGAAAATGTGGAACCCATCCGTAACGTCACCTTCACCATGTTGGACGTAGCATGTCAAGGCAGGATGAGAGGCCTGTGGGAACACTACTTCAAGAAGCCGGACGGACTGGTTTTTGTGGTGGACAGTGCCGATCCTGAGAGGTTTGTGGAAGCCAAGGCAGAGCTCATCGCTATCTTGGAAAGTAATGAAATGAGAGGTGTCCCCTTTGTTGTGATGGCCAATAAGCAAGATCTACCTGGTGCCCAGAAGCCCATGGAGCTAGCAGAGAAATTGGGACTGATGAAGATGAAAGGACACCAGTGGCACGTTCAGAGCTGTTGTGCTGCCAATGGGGTAGGACTTGTGGAGGGGCTGGAGGTCCTCACCAATTTGGTAAAACAGTTTCAAAAGAACAGTTCTGAATGA